The following are encoded in a window of Terriglobales bacterium genomic DNA:
- a CDS encoding O-antigen ligase family protein, whose product MIAPTGAAEMAAPASNIRSVRGRYLHNALVYGLCALLSFGPLAFGATESWSVAVLEIGTAVLILLWMGKQAGLGRVKIHLIPLYPPMALLGALVLFQLLTGLTAYRSITLSRAVLFVTYAAILFLVSHTLRSDRDLRLFSIWFSVFGFLVALFAIVQGFTDKTGKLYWVRLPRNPGWTYGPYVDHSHYAGLMEMLLPLPLVLAVLGVERGPKRALLWLSAGTIAASIFLSQSRGGVLAMLLELVFLATLTLPKSSLRRHHRRNFLLAAAAICFLAFVGWLGGEALLQRFSVPRPQELAQPGRLTILKDSLHLWARKPLTGWGLGTYPLVFPQFRSFYTSLFINHAHNDYVELIAETGVVGAAAIAWFLFVLYRAGLRKARTQQSRIIDAMTLAALTSCTAIVAHSFWDFNLQIPANAALFFAFCGLAATPIIAPRVREQASGDLPQP is encoded by the coding sequence GTGATCGCTCCAACAGGCGCCGCCGAGATGGCCGCCCCCGCATCCAACATCCGGAGCGTGCGCGGGCGCTACCTGCACAACGCGCTGGTGTACGGGTTGTGCGCGCTGCTGAGTTTCGGTCCCTTGGCCTTCGGCGCCACCGAATCGTGGTCGGTGGCCGTGCTTGAGATCGGCACGGCCGTGCTCATATTGCTGTGGATGGGCAAGCAGGCGGGCCTTGGCCGGGTCAAGATCCACCTGATTCCGCTGTACCCGCCGATGGCGCTGCTGGGCGCGCTGGTCCTGTTCCAGTTGCTTACCGGGCTGACCGCCTACCGCTCCATCACTCTGTCACGCGCCGTGCTCTTCGTGACCTACGCTGCCATCCTCTTCCTGGTGAGCCACACTCTGCGTAGCGACCGCGACTTGCGGCTGTTCTCCATCTGGTTCTCGGTCTTCGGCTTCCTGGTCGCGTTGTTCGCCATCGTCCAGGGATTCACAGACAAGACGGGCAAGCTCTACTGGGTGCGCCTGCCGCGGAACCCGGGCTGGACCTACGGGCCCTACGTGGACCACAGCCATTACGCGGGATTGATGGAGATGCTTCTGCCGCTTCCGCTGGTGCTGGCAGTTCTGGGCGTCGAGCGCGGCCCCAAGCGCGCTCTTCTATGGCTGAGCGCAGGGACCATTGCGGCGTCCATCTTCCTCTCTCAGTCCCGCGGTGGAGTGCTGGCAATGCTGCTCGAGCTGGTGTTCCTGGCAACCCTGACCCTGCCCAAAAGCTCGTTGCGACGGCACCATCGGCGCAACTTCCTGCTGGCCGCGGCGGCGATCTGCTTCCTGGCCTTCGTCGGCTGGTTGGGAGGCGAGGCCTTGCTGCAGCGCTTCTCGGTCCCGCGGCCGCAGGAGCTGGCGCAGCCGGGCCGTCTCACCATCCTTAAAGACAGTCTTCACCTTTGGGCGCGCAAGCCGCTGACCGGCTGGGGGTTGGGAACCTACCCCCTGGTCTTCCCCCAGTTCCGCAGCTTTTACACCAGCCTGTTCATCAATCACGCGCACAACGACTACGTCGAACTCATCGCCGAGACGGGAGTGGTAGGAGCTGCGGCCATCGCCTGGTTCCTGTTCGTCCTCTATCGCGCCGGACTGCGAAAGGCCCGGACCCAGCAGAGCCGCATCATCGATGCCATGACCCTGGCGGCGCTGACATCCTGCACCGCCATCGTGGCCCACAGCTTCTGGGATTTCAACCTGCAGATCCCGGCCAATGCCGCGCTCTTCTTCGCCTTCTGCGGCCTGGCCGCGACCCCCATCATCGCGCCCCGCGTACGGGAGCAAGCGTCCGGCGATCTGCCCCAGCCCTGA
- a CDS encoding serine/threonine-protein kinase — MIGSKIGAYRIDSKLGEGGMGVVYRATDTELDRAVAIKTLIAAQDPESEARFLREARLASRLQHPSIVTIYHFGLHEHTRYIVMEFVEGKTLKKIINNKPMPLIQLCELALQVGDALNVAHEKGVVHRDMKPENVLVTPRGQVKILDFGLAKLKESEQAGDNEATAIFKTQEGLVVGTVSHMSPEQAMGGDVDARSDIFSFGVVMYEMATGEIPFNAPTAQATMAQVLKHNPVPVSMLNPEIPPELDGLIQQCLQKDRMLRPAAAEVVFRLKNILASLSAKNLSSPEIRGVSGTTAAQSAATSAYPTAVPVPSGARVATVSPVSGRGAAASTPATVPAVPSSGTTAAAPAPPVAASAKAVYYAVRAFSIILSIAALTVPLSFLLYFVISGGLIRPQVVEGTALMRFVTAVVAPALRLSESVFSFRTVYQGWNFVLLGFAVLGFVARQLVLLPVEKVEHWAKSRVVRAKTAAPVAITVASTERRSGDRLAMLREYAEAKKALFQEKRRFAFLSIGVVGASQMKAGEDKLVVEHAFSEYRKFIERELGEQKAWKFSWMAENVLAAFESADQAMAAAQRVLSNLGWFNDGVHQLRSKFRLHCGVNCGDVVFPESKRIEEINDETIDLTVHLQEAAEENAIWFTREMLAMLRDQSGFHPLTMQQVNGHAIIQWHPEHKAAASAD, encoded by the coding sequence ATGATTGGTAGCAAGATCGGCGCCTACCGCATCGACAGCAAGCTCGGTGAAGGCGGCATGGGCGTTGTGTACCGCGCCACGGACACCGAGCTCGACCGTGCTGTAGCCATCAAGACCCTCATCGCTGCCCAGGATCCGGAGAGCGAAGCCCGCTTCTTGCGGGAAGCCAGGCTGGCGTCGCGGCTGCAGCACCCCTCGATCGTCACCATCTATCACTTCGGCCTCCATGAACACACCCGCTACATCGTCATGGAGTTCGTCGAAGGCAAGACCCTCAAGAAGATCATCAACAACAAGCCCATGCCGCTCATCCAGCTGTGCGAGCTGGCCTTGCAGGTGGGCGATGCGTTGAACGTGGCCCATGAGAAGGGCGTCGTGCATCGCGACATGAAGCCGGAAAACGTGCTGGTGACCCCGCGGGGGCAGGTGAAGATCCTCGATTTCGGCCTGGCCAAGCTCAAGGAATCGGAGCAAGCGGGCGACAACGAAGCGACCGCTATCTTCAAGACCCAGGAAGGCCTGGTGGTCGGCACCGTCAGCCACATGTCTCCCGAGCAGGCGATGGGGGGCGACGTGGACGCCCGGTCCGACATCTTCTCGTTCGGGGTCGTGATGTACGAAATGGCGACCGGGGAGATCCCCTTCAACGCTCCCACCGCCCAAGCCACCATGGCGCAAGTCCTGAAGCACAACCCCGTCCCGGTGTCGATGCTCAATCCGGAGATCCCTCCGGAGCTGGACGGCTTGATCCAGCAATGCCTGCAAAAAGACCGGATGCTGCGCCCGGCGGCCGCCGAGGTCGTATTCCGGCTCAAGAACATACTGGCCTCGCTGAGCGCCAAGAATCTGTCGTCGCCTGAGATCCGGGGAGTAAGCGGCACAACGGCGGCCCAGTCGGCCGCGACCAGCGCCTACCCCACGGCCGTCCCCGTCCCCTCGGGGGCACGGGTGGCGACAGTTTCGCCGGTCAGTGGTAGAGGCGCGGCTGCGTCCACGCCTGCGACCGTCCCGGCGGTGCCTTCGAGCGGCACGACGGCGGCAGCCCCGGCCCCTCCCGTGGCAGCAAGCGCCAAGGCCGTCTACTACGCGGTGCGCGCCTTCAGCATCATCCTGTCGATCGCGGCCCTGACCGTGCCGCTGTCGTTCCTGCTGTACTTCGTCATCAGCGGCGGATTGATCCGGCCGCAGGTAGTCGAGGGGACTGCCCTGATGAGGTTCGTGACCGCCGTGGTCGCGCCCGCGCTGCGCTTGTCGGAAAGCGTCTTCAGCTTCCGCACCGTGTACCAGGGGTGGAATTTCGTGCTGCTCGGGTTCGCCGTCCTCGGTTTTGTCGCCCGGCAGCTCGTCCTGCTGCCGGTGGAGAAGGTCGAGCACTGGGCGAAGTCGCGGGTGGTCCGGGCCAAGACCGCGGCCCCGGTGGCCATCACCGTCGCCTCCACCGAACGCCGCTCCGGCGATCGGCTCGCCATGTTGCGGGAATATGCCGAAGCCAAGAAAGCGCTGTTCCAGGAGAAGCGCCGGTTTGCGTTCCTTTCCATCGGAGTGGTCGGCGCCTCCCAGATGAAGGCCGGGGAGGACAAGCTGGTGGTCGAACACGCGTTCTCCGAGTACCGGAAGTTCATCGAGCGGGAACTGGGCGAGCAGAAGGCGTGGAAGTTCTCCTGGATGGCCGAGAACGTCCTGGCGGCGTTCGAGTCCGCCGACCAGGCCATGGCCGCGGCCCAGCGCGTGCTCTCCAACCTCGGGTGGTTCAACGATGGCGTGCACCAGCTCCGTTCCAAGTTCCGGCTCCATTGCGGCGTGAACTGCGGCGACGTCGTCTTCCCCGAGAGCAAGCGCATCGAGGAGATCAACGACGAAACCATCGATCTCACGGTGCACCTGCAGGAGGCCGCCGAGGAGAACGCCATCTGGTTCACCCGCGAGATGCTTGCCATGCTGCGGGACCAGTCTGGATTCCATCCCTTGACCATGCAGCAGGTGAACGGCCACGCCATCATCCAATGGCATCCGGAGCACAAGGCTGCCGCCAGTGCCGACTAG
- a CDS encoding sulfatase-like hydrolase/transferase, which yields MRLARLAFFLGRLTYATVLLITSVYCLLAFIPFTYQQVHVGRLLPWLTTVVHIHPYLYVAALVLLAPTLLADLRTGRSRTVTGLFLVSAAGAGIALCLHPLLAELGNDRVSLLWSLAALVPLVWVAACDWLAKGGALEGGAQDSADEGRVFRAAWQSALFLALLYAAVQWTRSALLHNVRFPARQWAWGLTWSVLSHLLFFMGVFVVLSLTIAVAALFPQKRKAEFAGATLIAVALVWVVFRSVVFPPLSFRGWMADGMALALAVALVAFSTGMSVSLYREEEGPAESGLALLLWPMSFLRRWRPWMRVGFFAGLAVLTYWLATASAMLDWEYLVQKLVVVFVWTVSFAAFYAIAPAGREKGSATMHYVAAGLVLVTYVILLKAEPRQPEPAGEPAGEVAGLLDEYANYDVSFRLTEELISGPTRGTAAGGDASSSFYAFLAENTHISRSRRVAPVDINLVDRFPPANGPRPNIFLFVIDSLRSDYLGAYNPAVTFTPALDRFARDAVVMENAFTRYGGTGLSEPSIWVGGLMLHKQYITPFPPMNTLKKLVDAAGYDAYVSKDTILQTVLGPSPEIHELDATVGTMYYDFCRTLDEVTRTLPSRAAGRPMFVYTQPQNIHVSVIDREGRSVPPGATFPPGFNPPYAARVARMDRCFGQFIGALKKAGMYDDSVIIVTADHGDSLGERGRWGHAYAIFPEILRVPLIFHLPPALKAKLAYDTKKPAFLTDITPTLYYLLAAKPRNDPLFGRPLFTETIAEQTPYLRDSYLVASSYAPVYGLLSRDGSNLYIADGVNYREYFYDLAQDPRGVTRPVTDALRTREQGLIRQHLKEIAQFYHLD from the coding sequence ATGAGACTGGCACGGCTCGCGTTTTTCCTGGGCCGGCTGACGTACGCGACCGTCCTGCTGATCACGTCGGTGTACTGCCTGCTCGCGTTCATCCCTTTCACCTACCAGCAAGTGCACGTCGGCCGTCTGCTGCCCTGGCTGACCACCGTCGTCCACATCCATCCTTACCTGTACGTGGCTGCGCTGGTGCTTCTGGCGCCGACGCTGCTGGCGGACCTGCGGACGGGGCGGTCCAGGACGGTGACCGGTCTGTTCCTGGTGTCGGCGGCGGGCGCGGGGATAGCGCTTTGCCTCCATCCGCTGCTCGCCGAGCTCGGCAACGACCGGGTGAGCCTGCTGTGGAGCCTGGCTGCTCTGGTGCCCCTGGTGTGGGTCGCGGCCTGCGACTGGCTGGCGAAAGGCGGAGCCCTGGAGGGCGGCGCGCAGGATAGCGCCGATGAAGGGCGGGTCTTCCGCGCTGCCTGGCAGTCGGCCCTCTTCCTCGCGTTGCTGTATGCAGCGGTGCAGTGGACGCGCAGCGCGCTGCTCCACAACGTCCGATTCCCGGCGCGACAGTGGGCCTGGGGGCTGACCTGGAGCGTGCTCTCGCACCTGCTGTTCTTCATGGGGGTCTTCGTGGTGCTCAGCCTGACGATCGCGGTGGCGGCCCTCTTCCCGCAGAAGCGTAAGGCCGAGTTTGCGGGGGCGACGCTGATCGCAGTGGCGCTGGTTTGGGTGGTGTTCCGCTCTGTGGTTTTCCCGCCACTCTCCTTCCGCGGGTGGATGGCGGACGGCATGGCCTTGGCTCTGGCGGTTGCGTTGGTGGCGTTCAGCACAGGGATGAGCGTCAGCCTCTACCGCGAGGAAGAGGGTCCGGCCGAAAGCGGGCTGGCGCTGCTGCTGTGGCCCATGAGCTTTCTGCGCCGCTGGCGGCCCTGGATGCGGGTGGGATTCTTCGCCGGCCTGGCGGTGCTCACCTACTGGCTGGCAACGGCAAGCGCGATGCTCGACTGGGAGTACCTGGTGCAGAAATTGGTCGTGGTCTTCGTCTGGACGGTCAGCTTCGCGGCTTTCTATGCCATCGCCCCAGCGGGACGGGAGAAGGGAAGCGCGACCATGCACTACGTGGCGGCCGGCCTCGTCCTGGTCACGTACGTCATCCTGTTGAAGGCCGAACCGCGGCAGCCAGAGCCGGCGGGGGAACCGGCCGGCGAGGTCGCGGGCCTGCTGGACGAATACGCGAATTACGACGTGTCCTTCCGCCTGACCGAGGAACTGATCTCCGGCCCGACGCGGGGGACGGCAGCCGGCGGCGATGCAAGCTCGTCCTTCTACGCTTTCCTGGCGGAGAACACGCACATCTCGCGATCCCGGCGGGTCGCGCCGGTGGACATCAATCTGGTGGACCGGTTCCCGCCGGCGAACGGTCCCCGGCCCAACATCTTCCTTTTTGTGATCGACAGCCTGCGCAGCGACTACCTGGGCGCTTACAACCCGGCGGTGACCTTCACCCCGGCGCTCGACCGCTTTGCCCGCGACGCCGTGGTGATGGAGAACGCGTTCACGCGCTACGGCGGCACAGGGCTCTCCGAGCCCTCCATCTGGGTGGGCGGCCTGATGTTGCACAAGCAGTACATCACTCCCTTCCCGCCCATGAACACACTGAAGAAGCTGGTGGACGCGGCGGGGTACGACGCCTACGTCTCCAAGGACACGATCCTGCAGACCGTGCTGGGCCCGTCGCCGGAGATCCACGAGCTGGATGCGACCGTCGGCACCATGTACTACGATTTTTGCCGCACCCTCGACGAGGTGACCCGGACGTTGCCGTCGCGGGCGGCGGGCCGGCCGATGTTCGTTTACACCCAGCCGCAGAACATCCACGTTTCCGTGATCGACCGCGAAGGGCGTTCGGTGCCCCCCGGGGCGACTTTCCCCCCGGGCTTCAACCCGCCGTACGCCGCCCGCGTGGCGCGCATGGACCGCTGCTTCGGGCAGTTCATCGGGGCTCTGAAGAAGGCGGGGATGTATGACGACAGCGTGATCATCGTGACCGCCGACCACGGCGACTCGCTGGGAGAGCGGGGGCGGTGGGGACACGCCTACGCCATCTTTCCCGAGATCCTGCGCGTGCCCCTGATCTTCCACCTGCCGCCCGCCCTGAAGGCAAAGCTGGCGTACGACACGAAGAAGCCGGCGTTCCTCACCGATATCACGCCGACACTGTATTACCTGCTGGCCGCGAAGCCGCGGAACGACCCGCTCTTCGGGCGACCCCTGTTCACCGAGACGATCGCGGAGCAAACCCCCTATCTGCGGGATTCGTATCTGGTGGCCTCGAGCTATGCACCGGTGTATGGCCTGTTGAGCCGCGACGGGAGCAACCTGTACATCGCCGATGGGGTCAATTATCGCGAGTACTTCTACGACCTCGCCCAGGACCCGCGGGGGGTGACCAGGCCGGTCACCGACGCGCTGAGGACCCGCGAGCAGGGCCTGATCCGGCAGCATTTGAAGGAGATCGCGCAGTTCTATCACCTGGATTAA
- a CDS encoding tetratricopeptide repeat protein: MNPEGKPTGRGLQKFVHSPVGRVLLPLALLVIFYVAIFSRYGIFGRRARPTLTPAEAQQLEDKSKALLGKQKYQEALEPTLGLYQAYPENHIYIGRLADIYNHLGRYADEAQMWEKYVDRAPTPVEACPQYGQAHWKQGDGHEKQAIAAFQRCLSFDPKNTDSIFYLAHALEMNGEWDRAAQQYEQGLTISPQYTDLLLGLARCRVRQDRHDEAKQIAEKVLAKSPDKADAMLILGMVYLHQDKYGEARKVLEQGAKLADSDPDFHLLLARAASGQNDRAEELRQYNRLVQLKPNDPEIRAKRDSLAAEK, translated from the coding sequence ATGAACCCCGAGGGAAAACCCACGGGCCGGGGATTGCAGAAGTTCGTGCATTCTCCGGTCGGGCGTGTGCTGCTGCCGCTGGCGTTGCTGGTCATCTTCTACGTCGCCATCTTCAGCCGCTACGGGATCTTCGGCCGGCGCGCGCGGCCGACCCTGACCCCAGCCGAGGCGCAGCAGCTCGAAGACAAGAGCAAGGCGCTGCTCGGCAAGCAGAAGTACCAGGAGGCGCTGGAGCCGACCCTCGGGCTCTACCAGGCATACCCGGAGAACCACATCTACATCGGGCGGCTGGCCGACATCTACAACCACCTCGGGCGCTACGCTGACGAGGCACAGATGTGGGAGAAGTACGTGGACCGGGCGCCCACCCCGGTGGAGGCCTGCCCCCAATACGGCCAGGCCCACTGGAAGCAGGGCGACGGGCACGAGAAACAGGCGATCGCGGCCTTCCAGCGCTGCCTGTCGTTCGATCCTAAGAATACGGATTCCATTTTTTACCTGGCACACGCGCTGGAAATGAACGGGGAGTGGGACCGGGCGGCGCAGCAGTACGAGCAGGGGCTGACGATCTCTCCGCAATACACCGACCTGCTGCTGGGATTGGCGCGCTGCCGGGTACGGCAGGACCGGCACGACGAAGCAAAGCAGATCGCGGAGAAAGTGCTGGCGAAGTCGCCCGACAAGGCGGACGCCATGCTCATTCTCGGCATGGTGTACCTCCACCAGGACAAGTACGGGGAGGCCCGCAAGGTCCTGGAGCAGGGGGCGAAGCTGGCGGACAGCGACCCCGACTTCCATCTGCTTCTGGCGCGCGCAGCCTCGGGACAGAACGACCGGGCCGAGGAGCTGCGCCAGTACAACCGCCTGGTCCAGCTGAAGCCGAACGACCCTGAGATCCGCGCCAAGCGGGACTCGCTGGCAGCAGAAAAATGA
- a CDS encoding YaiO family outer membrane beta-barrel protein yields MAAPIAAGQEAAGGYTFSRARELAFAGKQHRQEALELLKQRLVQSPGDNDARTIYGTVLSWEGQYDEARRQLTQVLDNHPHHSDALPALINVELWSDHPARAEELAADGLEHSPKDTALMLQLARAQRNQGHYRESLHTLDEVLKLEPTNAQALRWRRALTVESWKWEAEFSHASDFLSRHQGTQHEDSLQLRGPTPIGSLIGRVSRAARFGISSYQIEADMYPHLRPGTYMYVNVGTSPDQELYPKYRLGADLYQSIGHGWELSGGYRHLQFSTGTNIYTWAAAKYLGDWLFTGRMYLTPDDLGVSKTVQVGARRFFGSEGLHDYVEVRYSHGSSLALAQTTLDIIGQNSTRVTVEGDKTLGHWALNLKGGAGSEDLPFGKRNRYTAQGSVYYRF; encoded by the coding sequence ATGGCTGCGCCGATCGCGGCCGGACAGGAGGCGGCGGGAGGGTACACGTTCTCCCGGGCCCGCGAGCTGGCGTTCGCGGGAAAGCAGCACCGCCAGGAGGCCCTAGAGCTGCTCAAGCAGCGGCTTGTCCAGAGTCCAGGCGACAATGATGCGCGCACCATCTACGGTACCGTGCTGTCGTGGGAAGGACAATACGACGAGGCCCGCCGCCAGCTCACCCAGGTGTTGGACAACCACCCGCACCACAGCGATGCTCTCCCGGCGTTGATCAACGTGGAACTTTGGAGCGACCATCCGGCGCGGGCGGAAGAATTGGCGGCGGACGGCCTGGAGCACAGCCCGAAAGACACCGCCCTGATGCTGCAACTGGCGCGCGCGCAGCGCAACCAGGGCCACTACCGGGAATCGTTGCATACCCTGGACGAGGTGTTGAAGCTCGAGCCCACCAACGCCCAGGCCCTGCGCTGGCGGCGTGCGCTCACCGTGGAGTCGTGGAAATGGGAGGCCGAATTCAGCCACGCCAGCGATTTCCTGAGCCGGCACCAGGGCACGCAGCATGAGGATTCCTTGCAACTCCGGGGTCCGACCCCGATCGGTTCGCTGATCGGCCGAGTGAGCCGGGCCGCCCGCTTCGGCATCTCCAGCTACCAGATCGAGGCCGACATGTATCCCCACCTCCGGCCGGGGACGTACATGTACGTGAACGTGGGAACCTCGCCGGACCAGGAGCTGTATCCGAAATACCGCTTAGGCGCCGACCTCTACCAGAGCATCGGACATGGCTGGGAGCTGTCGGGGGGCTATCGGCACCTGCAATTCTCCACCGGGACGAACATCTACACCTGGGCGGCCGCGAAGTATCTCGGGGACTGGCTGTTCACCGGGCGCATGTACCTGACGCCGGATGATCTGGGGGTGTCGAAGACCGTCCAGGTGGGGGCGCGGCGCTTTTTCGGAAGTGAAGGCTTGCACGACTACGTTGAGGTGCGCTACAGCCACGGCAGTTCCCTGGCCCTGGCGCAGACGACGCTGGACATCATCGGGCAGAACTCGACCCGGGTGACGGTCGAGGGCGACAAGACGCTGGGACACTGGGCCCTCAATCTCAAGGGCGGAGCGGGATCGGAAGACCTGCCCTTCGGGAAGAGGAACCGGTACACAGCGCAGGGCTCCGTATACTATAGGTTCTGA
- a CDS encoding tetratricopeptide repeat protein produces the protein MAVFFTVVGFWEFKWKPQYRPFYENGVAQYQRGDYRRALDEFQKAYRIAPNSLDVIMMLGWANLKMRRYEEARFYFDRAIRIDPRTEEAQLGAAFVALETGRGKIETGVLRKVLGRRGGDPNVRIVTAGALVQDGNNLDAAAIYRDLLNDRNYGQAAQVAFEDLYGLKGFANDRVPEGLPEVRRPSQTQVRYRAAEGAMWQLGRGGWEKMYVNGIDLGPAAPGYYPAAMPTDGEMYAAWVQQAAQLNANVLRTYTLLPPAFYRAFKHHMDQGRKLLLYQQVWVGRPPDDDLYDDKFMEDTKAEIRYVVDALHGRGNVPPKKARGNGLYVTDVSSQVGALLLGGEMGAAVAVHTNVINAGKNRYDGKYLSVSNADPAEVWYVQMLDYLVSYETETYNWQHPVAIVDPPASDPALPTEGKMGVKPALYAGLFAAYAAFPYYPETVMRNPQFQRARDSEGPNPVYGYLRDLRSRLTYPLVVSALGVPSSIGIKRFQSTGWNEGGHSEEEQARILARLVRSAREAGCAGSLVFELIDEWYKDGWLKHGFKPSPERAPLWLNDMDPAERYGLTGYRPRQWRLFAGHAAAWESQQKLYAGAAPQPSGDGFDADRTIRSVQAGTDEGYLYLRINLECLDCAAGKRDGKAHWDKAAFAVALNTQPGRAGIRKLPFGNVNIASGANFLLYLGDPAHSRLLAADNYNPFDLAADAELSGDLQVVYRRGFESFLKDGGSFVEMAVQPKSRPLDKGAGVVAGQDYSFSVLRYGNGNPAASDYNSLAEWYADVKDKAILVRIPWSRLLVTDPSSNLVLGGYSDKTGARVATSTMLEVSVFALKPGEPGGDLGRMTVVSALPALTDGRIQKPQSITWKRWDSVAPERYLKKAYSALQQTFLQTSAREGLRNEPAGRASALTAGME, from the coding sequence ATGGCCGTGTTCTTCACGGTGGTGGGTTTCTGGGAGTTCAAGTGGAAGCCGCAGTATCGCCCCTTCTACGAGAATGGCGTCGCCCAGTACCAGCGCGGAGATTACCGCCGGGCCCTCGATGAGTTTCAGAAGGCCTACCGCATCGCTCCCAACTCGCTGGACGTGATCATGATGCTGGGTTGGGCCAACCTGAAGATGCGTCGCTACGAGGAAGCGCGTTTTTACTTCGATCGCGCCATCCGCATCGACCCGCGCACCGAGGAAGCGCAATTGGGCGCCGCCTTCGTCGCTTTGGAGACCGGTCGCGGCAAGATCGAGACCGGCGTGCTGAGAAAAGTCCTGGGCCGGCGCGGTGGCGACCCCAATGTGCGCATCGTGACTGCCGGAGCCCTGGTGCAGGACGGCAACAACCTGGACGCGGCGGCGATCTACCGCGACTTGCTGAACGACCGGAACTACGGCCAGGCGGCCCAGGTCGCCTTCGAGGACCTGTACGGTCTGAAGGGGTTCGCGAACGACCGCGTGCCCGAGGGCCTCCCCGAGGTACGCCGTCCCTCCCAGACCCAGGTGCGTTACCGGGCCGCCGAGGGCGCCATGTGGCAACTGGGCCGCGGCGGGTGGGAGAAGATGTACGTGAACGGGATCGATCTGGGACCGGCCGCGCCGGGATACTACCCAGCGGCGATGCCCACCGACGGCGAGATGTATGCCGCCTGGGTGCAGCAGGCGGCGCAGTTGAACGCCAACGTGCTTCGCACCTACACGCTGCTGCCGCCGGCCTTCTATCGCGCCTTCAAACATCACATGGACCAGGGCAGAAAGCTGCTGCTATATCAGCAGGTCTGGGTGGGCCGGCCTCCGGACGATGACCTCTACGACGACAAGTTCATGGAAGACACGAAGGCCGAGATCCGCTACGTGGTGGATGCTCTGCACGGCCGCGGCAACGTGCCGCCCAAGAAAGCCCGAGGCAACGGGCTGTATGTCACCGATGTGTCCTCGCAGGTGGGCGCCCTCCTGCTGGGTGGCGAGATGGGCGCGGCGGTTGCCGTCCACACCAATGTCATCAACGCCGGCAAGAACAGGTACGACGGCAAGTACCTGTCGGTCAGCAACGCCGACCCCGCCGAGGTCTGGTACGTGCAGATGCTCGATTACCTGGTCTCCTATGAGACCGAGACCTACAATTGGCAGCATCCGGTGGCCATCGTCGATCCGCCCGCCTCGGACCCGGCGCTTCCGACCGAAGGGAAGATGGGGGTGAAGCCGGCCCTCTATGCAGGACTGTTCGCTGCCTACGCCGCCTTCCCTTATTACCCGGAGACGGTGATGCGGAACCCGCAGTTCCAGCGGGCGCGGGACAGCGAGGGTCCGAACCCGGTGTACGGCTACTTGCGCGACCTGCGCAGCCGGTTGACCTATCCGCTGGTGGTGAGCGCGTTGGGCGTGCCCAGTTCGATCGGCATCAAGCGCTTCCAGTCCACGGGATGGAACGAGGGTGGGCACAGCGAGGAAGAGCAGGCCAGGATCCTGGCGCGCCTGGTGCGCAGCGCTCGCGAAGCAGGCTGCGCCGGCAGCCTGGTCTTCGAACTGATCGACGAATGGTACAAGGACGGCTGGCTGAAACACGGCTTCAAACCGTCGCCCGAGCGCGCGCCCCTGTGGCTGAACGACATGGATCCGGCTGAACGCTACGGTCTGACCGGGTATCGCCCCCGTCAGTGGAGGTTGTTTGCCGGCCATGCCGCGGCCTGGGAGTCCCAGCAGAAGCTCTACGCCGGCGCTGCTCCGCAGCCGTCGGGCGATGGCTTTGACGCCGACCGCACCATCCGCAGCGTGCAGGCCGGTACCGACGAGGGCTACCTTTATCTGCGCATCAATCTCGAATGCCTGGACTGCGCCGCCGGAAAGCGCGACGGCAAGGCCCACTGGGACAAGGCCGCCTTCGCCGTGGCCCTCAACACCCAGCCGGGCCGGGCTGGGATCCGCAAGCTGCCCTTCGGCAACGTCAATATCGCGTCGGGGGCGAACTTCCTGCTCTACCTGGGCGACCCGGCGCATTCCCGGCTGCTGGCCGCGGACAACTACAATCCTTTCGACCTGGCGGCCGATGCGGAGCTTTCCGGCGATCTGCAGGTGGTGTATCGCCGTGGGTTCGAGTCGTTCCTGAAGGACGGCGGTTCTTTCGTAGAGATGGCGGTGCAGCCGAAATCTCGACCGTTGGACAAGGGCGCGGGCGTGGTCGCGGGCCAGGATTACAGTTTCAGTGTGCTGCGCTACGGCAACGGAAACCCGGCGGCCTCCGATTACAATTCGCTGGCCGAGTGGTATGCCGATGTGAAGGACAAGGCGATCCTGGTAAGGATCCCCTGGTCCAGGCTTTTGGTGACCGATCCGTCGTCCAACCTGGTGCTCGGTGGCTATAGCGACAAGACGGGCGCGCGGGTGGCGACCAGCACGATGCTGGAGGTGAGTGTCTTCGCACTGAAGCCGGGCGAGCCTGGCGGTGACCTGGGCCGTATGACGGTGGTCTCGGCGCTGCCCGCGTTGACGGACGGGCGCATCCAGAAACCGCAGAGCATCACCTGGAAGCGCTGGGACAGCGTGGCCCCGGAAAGATACCTGAAGAAGGCTTATTCTGCGCTGCAACAGACCTTCTTACAGACCAGCGCCAGAGAAGGTTTGCGGAATGAGCCCGCGGGACGGGCTTCCGCTTTGACCGCGGGCATGGAGTAG